The genomic segment tctttttttttggatagcatttaaaaacctcaaaaacatTGCGAATGTAGTTTTTAATGGCACTCGGGGCACAGCCTTGGCTTCTCTCCCTCTGCAGGTGAACAAAAGCCGTTGTGCTCCCATTTGTTCTCCCATGTCAGATATAGGCACAAAAATGCATCTTTCCATGCCGATATCCTGcccatccaggattcggtctttttcagcaggattcggattcggccgaatccttctgcccggccgaaccgaatttgcatatgcaaattaagggcgggagggaaatcgcatgactttttgtcacaaaaccaggaagtaaataatgttttccccttcccacccctaatttgcatatgcaaattaggatccgggttcggtattcggacaaatcttctgcaaaggattcgggggttgggccgaatccaaaatagtggattcggtgcatccctacttttagtgATGTGAGTCAACTAAAATTCGACCCGCATCCGATCTGGCAACACCCACGCCCTACTCTAACCCATTGTGCTCCCATCTTTATATACCTGCGCCCGCCCAATGTGATGTCAtgggagggggcggggcctgCAAAGTATATAAAAGGTCGTGCACAGAGGCAAAAGTAGGCCCAAGGACATTGTGCAGGCtttgggctggcccgcacatcactactaccttCCCTTTTCACAACACCCTGCTCCATGTGGCCAGCAGGGGGCAGAGCTGTTCCTGCTAAGAAAGGCCAGGATGCCCCTTTTATTGCCAAAAAATAGTAGATATAATTTTAGGTTTGtgcatttctaaatataaaaattgaTACTGTATTTCTTATTAAACCAATCGGGCTCTAGAGCAACTGCAGAATGAATGAAATGTACCCCAAAGTTTCACACTAGGGTCAGAACTAAACACACTATTATATATAACATGACTAGACTCAAAGGTGCTGGCACTTGCTAACCCTTTCATGCCTGgcacttagattttttttgtttgccctTTAACCATATTACATGAAAAATTATACCCATAAGTGGCAAAGCATAAAATATGCAGGGTCTGGTCAAATTCTACACAATTTGTTATGACAATGACCTTTCCTTTTACGCCTGGGCTTGAGAAGCAGAAAGAAGCTCCTCTTGATTTAGGGTCTGCCAAAATCCTAAATGCACAGTGGGGTAACCTTCTTTTCAAGTACAAGTaccatgttttattattgcacaaaacaTTCTTCTTTCACGTATTTACAATTAAACAGGAGGGGGGACGGACATACTGCTTACCTAGACATGAAATATTCTCCAAAGACGTATCGGGTAGACTTAAATAGATAGCACTGCTCATCAGCAGTATATGAAGGATACTTCTCTGCTAAATCTAGCAATACGTCGGCTCTCATCCACCCCAATAAACAGAAAAACACTGCAATTTATGGCATCGCACACCGCTGCTAATATACAGGAAAAATTTGAATAACTGCCCTCTCGTAGGAGATACTTGCCTTGAATTTCTCATAATAACCCACAAGATTGTAATTATAATTACACATTATTAACACACTGCTCCCCCTCCCCACAACAGGGGGGAATCAGAAATAATTGCACAAAATTCCTGATTTTCACTATACAGCGGTTATTCAGTACTTTGTCAATGACTGTTTTGGCTACCTGAAGGCATGTACAGACTAGCCAGCAGGGACGTGCAGAATTTGCAGTTCAAGTTGTGTCCTCTTGGGAAACCCTCTCATGTATGGCTTATAAAGCAAATAGTATGGAGCACAaagtaaaggggaagtacttctaAAGTCAGGCTTTCAGTATGACACACACTAGGACTTTTTATTACTTGGTCATTCCCCATTAATAGAATTCCTAGTTGTTTTGAAGTCAAATGGGAAGAGTCCTAAACAGGACCAATGCCTTGGTGCTGTACCCCTATAGCAGCCTATCAGATATCCATTTGTCTACCTGCAGCTGATTTAggcgaattgctgattggttgctgcactTTTAGTATACATGATACAATGACTTACAGGTTAAaagtagggttgcaccgaatccactattttggattcggccgaaccccctgaatccttcgtgaaagattcggccgaataccgaaccctaatttgcatatgcaaattagagatgggaaaacatgttttacttccttgttttgtgacaaaaagtcatacaatttccctccccgtccccaatttgcatatgcaaattaggattcggttcgactgggcaaaaggattcagccgaatccgaattctgatgaaaaaggccgaatcctggattcggtgcatccctagttaaaagaaTAATTAATTGCATTGATTTACAAGATACCATGTTACATTTTAGTTAACCTTTAGGAATCCCAAGGCAAAACTCAAGCATTAATTTTAACTCTCGCTGCACTTCGCGTTTTTCTCCAGGGGGGGAGCAATAAGCAGAACTGCTTTATCGGCAGGAGTAAAAACCCCATGCCTAGAAACtttatagtaaatatatttcAGAAACGGGAGAACTGTGCCTTAAACAGCAAAGCTGCTCTCATGGTATATTGATATAAAGATTATATGAATTAGGCAAAAACAGATTTGGGTAGATGTTCCCTTTGTCTATTCAAAGGCTTGAAATGTTAAATCATAACTAAAGCTAAATAAACGATATATAAAAGTGATGCTTGAAGTGATGAATTGTTTGGCCAAACAGAGGAGCTCTCGTTGCAAGAATGGCAAAGGCAGACTGCTCTCTAACACACAGAGCAACCCGTACGTTGTAGGACTGTGCATTGTAAGCATCTGGCACAGAAGGGATTAGAATCACAGATACACTAAACCACATTCTGCATAAAGTGGCAAACCCTTCCTCTGATCCAAGAATTTACATGCAAACCTTCAACCCGATACCATGGGAAAGTAAAAGCCACCAGTCACATCGactttctttttaaacatttattaaaaagtttcatactggaaaaaaaaaatcattaaacaggTTAGAATGCAGGGAGAGCTTAGAGAATAGGCAGAAAGGAGTCAAACCGACAAAGAAATcataacatcattttaaaaaaaaacggtatacttaatatttatatatagacactGTAAAgttgctataagaaaaaaaaaaaaacaaaaaaaaagtcttaatgtGATCAAGTCAAAAGGAAGTCTTTTCCCCAGTtgatttgtgttgtttttgaatgttacaattcaatttttttttttttaaattaaaaaaaaaactggattttttttagagaagGGTGGGTAAACTCTGGAGGCCTAGCATAGAGCCACGACAGTTCTAGGCCAGCAATATGCTTATTCAAGCCAGGGCCACAATAAGAAATTCAGCACTAGGCAGTCAGGCCCCGCCTCCCATGAGCAGAGCAGGCCCTTTGTATGGTCTTCCAGGGCCCAGATAGTGCCTTACCTGCCCAGGAGCAAGAGACCCTAATGGGTCCGGctacaaaagggggggggggaaattgaTGTCCAggcctttaaaaaaatgccccccaaTAGTAGTTCCAGCTGCCCCCCCTGATGGTGTTGTAAGGGAAAGTGTTGACCTGATTTTTGACTTTTGAAAGTTCAGTGGCATTAGTCAAGTCATTGAATGGTCAGTGTTAAGGCGAGTCTGCTGCCACTTGCTTCCCTTCCTGAAGAAGTCGTTGGTTCTCCTCCTTCAGCTTCTCAAGCTCTACTTGCAATTCCTGGATCCTTGTGTCCCTGTGGTCAGCAGCGGGGGCGCTGGCCAACGACTGGACCCTCAAGTGGTTGTTCTCTTCCTCCATCCGACTCAAGCATTTCTCCAGCTCCAGGTACTCTTTAATCAAGTCTTGCTTGCTCATGTCCTGTAGGCTCTCTGCATGGTACCTCTCATAGGTCTCCGAGAAATCCTTCTGCAAAAAGTCTTCCCCATCGTAGCCCCCCATTCCGTCGCTGCCCGCTTCGTCTTCCTCTTCCTCCAAGTCATCGTCTGTGCTGTCTCCTTTGTAGGACGAGTTGTTGAGGGCCAGGGGAAGAGCGGCGGAGGACTTTCTCGGCGGGGGGCACAGGTCTGGCTCTTCTTGATCGTGGTCCTCCATTAGGAACTGGGTGGTATTGTAGGGTGCCACAGGCTGCCCCTTGGCAATCATTTCTGCTCGTATCCTTGATGCCCTTTGGGATTGACGCTCTTCGAGCTCCTTCTTCTCCTCCCAGGTGAGTTTATCGTAGGGTTTCCACCGTCTCTTGTTTTTAGATCGGAGTCTCCTATGCCTCTTTTTGCCGAGCTCCTTCCAATCGTCTTCTTGAGCTTCTGCCTTGACCAGCTGCCCTGGGTTTTGGTAGGCACTTTCTTTGTCGTGGCCCTCGGATACAGTGTTGGCATCTCCCACTGGGTGCTCCTCTCTCTCCACAGGGTGGTGCCACCCACCGCCTTCCTTAGGGGCCAGAAGGCTACCCCCACCTGCCAAACTTTTGCAGATTCCCACTTCAGACATAGCTTCTTCCTTG from the Xenopus laevis strain J_2021 chromosome 9_10L, Xenopus_laevis_v10.1, whole genome shotgun sequence genome contains:
- the hexim1.L gene encoding protein HEXIM1, which produces MSEVGICKSLAGGGSLLAPKEGGGWHHPVEREEHPVGDANTVSEGHDKESAYQNPGQLVKAEAQEDDWKELGKKRHRRLRSKNKRRWKPYDKLTWEEKKELEERQSQRASRIRAEMIAKGQPVAPYNTTQFLMEDHDQEEPDLCPPPRKSSAALPLALNNSSYKGDSTDDDLEEEEDEAGSDGMGGYDGEDFLQKDFSETYERYHAESLQDMSKQDLIKEYLELEKCLSRMEEENNHLRVQSLASAPAADHRDTRIQELQVELEKLKEENQRLLQEGKQVAADSP